One genomic segment of Oenanthe melanoleuca isolate GR-GAL-2019-014 chromosome 5, OMel1.0, whole genome shotgun sequence includes these proteins:
- the FGF3 gene encoding fibroblast growth factor 3 — protein sequence MVIIWILFLTLLQEPWSSGRAAAVPEAAGAAPRARRDAGGRGGVYEHLGGAPRRRKLYCATKYHLQIHPSGRINGTLEKNSAFSILEITAVDVGIVAIKGLFSGRYLAMNKRGRLYASESYNSECEFVERIHELGYNTYASRLYRTVPSRAGTKRKASAERLWYISINGKGRPRRGFKTRRTQKSSLFLPRVLDNKDHEMVRLFHTNAKYQDSLLKAPSKNQRRRRGH from the exons ATGGTTATAATTTGGATCTTGTTCCTGACTCTGTTGCAGGAGCCGTGGTCCTCAGGGCGGGCCGCGGCCGTGCCCGAGGCCGCCGGAGCCGCCCCCCGGGCGCGCCGGGATGCCGGGGGACGCGGCGGCGTCTACGAGCACCTCGGGGGAGCGCCCCGGCGCAGGAAGCTCTACTGTGCCACCAAGTACCACCTCCAGATCCACCCCAGCGGCAGGATCAACGGCACCCTGGAGAAGAACAGCGCCTTCA GTATTCTGGAAATAACTGCTGTGGACGTTGGTATCGTTGCCATCAAGGGCCTGTTCTCTGGCAGATACTTGGCCATGAACAAGAGGGGCAGACTTTATGCATCA GAGAGCTACAACTCTGAGTGTGAGTTTGTGGAGAGGATCCACGAGCTGGGTTACAACACCTACGCCTCCCGTCTGTACCggactgtccccagcagggccGGCACCAAGCGCAAAGCCAGCGCTGAGAGACTCTGGTACATCTCAATCAATGGCAAAGGACGACCCAGGAGGGGCTTTAAAACCCGCAGGACACAGAAATCCTCTCTCTTTCTGCCCAGGGTGCTGGATAACAAGGACCATGAGATGGTCCGGCTGTTCCACACAAACGCGAAATACCAGGACAGTCTCCTGAAGGCCCCGAGCAAGAACCAGCGCAGAAGGAGAGGACACTGA